Proteins encoded together in one Coregonus clupeaformis isolate EN_2021a chromosome 30, ASM2061545v1, whole genome shotgun sequence window:
- the rps21 gene encoding 40S ribosomal protein S21, whose translation MQNDAGEFVDLYVPRKCSASNRIIGAKDHASIQINIAEVDKVTGRFNGQFKTYAICGAIRRMGEADDSLLRLAKTDSIVSKNF comes from the exons ATGCAGAACGACGCCGGTGAATTCGTGGACCTGTACGTCCCACGTAAATG ctctgcAAGCAACAGGATCATTGGAGCCAAGGACCATGCCTCCATCCAGATCAACATTGCTGAG GTTGACAAGGTAACCGGTCGCTTCAACGGCCAGTTCAAAACCTACGCTATCTGCGGTGCCATCCGTAGAATG GGTGAGGCTGACGACTCCCTCCTGAGGCTGGCTAAGACTGACAGCATCGTGTCAAA GAACTTCTAG